The genomic region TGTTAGATTTTTCATTCTAGTTCTCCTCAATCAGCGATTTAGCGTGGACGATTCGTAACCAAACAAAATCTCGTTAACGTTGCCTTAAGCTGTGGGCCGGTCTGGCGTGGTCCGTGCGTATACACGGGCCGTCACCGAACGGACCGTCACCTTCAAGGCATTGTTATGCCTCCGCTCGGTTTGACACTCGGAGCCCGCAATTCTTCGTCAAGACGCTCCGCGATGAAGATTTTGAGAAACGATTGGTACGGGACGTCTCTCTTGTTGGCGAGTCGCTTCAACGCTGCCAACATTATGGCTGGGAGTCTGAGCGAGATAGACATTCTGTCAAGAGGTCCTTCAAACGCGTAATGACCAGGAGCCGTGGAGACTTTCAACTAACTTTGGGCTTGACTCCGGAAGTCGGCAGAAGGAGAAGCTTTTTCTGCTCC from Gammaproteobacteria bacterium harbors:
- a CDS encoding CopG family antitoxin, encoding MSISLRLPAIMLAALKRLANKRDVPYQSFLKIFIAERLDEELRAPSVKPSGGITMP